In a single window of the Tellurirhabdus bombi genome:
- a CDS encoding sensor histidine kinase: MNNESLFDQQSAQLATFFFVRRESLLNRWRLLCNQDATLLTGKSLSREEFNDQIPTLLTIFDVWLRGQESSLSASEKASEHGMHRWHKGYALDELLTELEYLQDTIKDEIKAYLLQYTDTQPQVTIQAFEQLLRLINEMVRGSVWQYNQLYQLQAASRAESLQHTLDELNTSIRQRGEHLRMSTHDLRGSFGTIEGAVGMFEWSGKSEEEREETLQMLVRALAASRSVLMNLTDLARLEAGQETVQIESFDVGTLLRDFITGIQPLAEERKLTLTLDCPETLTVESDPVLVLRIIQNLVNNALKYTPKGWISVSVAFYDESHWTLSVQDSGPGLTSQALVQLASKLDPSAESSATLLPFVADTQTRIPAPALTTESPTMPDGEGIGLMIVKRLCELLHASMDIETQAGKGTLFRIKLLRRTQSKS, from the coding sequence ATGAACAATGAATCTCTTTTCGATCAACAATCTGCCCAGTTAGCCACCTTCTTTTTTGTCCGTCGGGAATCGCTTTTAAACCGATGGCGGCTGCTTTGTAACCAGGATGCAACGCTATTGACGGGTAAAAGTCTTTCCCGGGAAGAATTTAATGATCAGATCCCAACCCTTCTGACGATTTTTGACGTCTGGCTGCGGGGCCAGGAATCTTCTCTGAGCGCTTCTGAGAAGGCCAGTGAACACGGTATGCACCGTTGGCACAAAGGCTACGCCCTGGACGAATTGCTCACCGAGCTGGAATACCTACAGGATACCATTAAGGATGAAATTAAAGCGTATCTGCTGCAATACACAGACACCCAGCCGCAGGTCACAATTCAGGCTTTCGAGCAACTGCTTCGCCTGATTAATGAAATGGTCCGGGGTAGTGTCTGGCAGTACAACCAGCTTTATCAACTCCAGGCGGCCAGCCGCGCCGAAAGCCTGCAACATACGCTCGATGAGTTAAATACGTCCATACGCCAGCGTGGGGAGCACCTGCGGATGAGTACGCACGACCTTCGGGGCAGTTTCGGCACCATTGAAGGGGCGGTGGGCATGTTTGAATGGTCCGGGAAATCAGAGGAAGAACGGGAAGAAACATTGCAAATGCTGGTACGGGCCCTGGCCGCCTCCCGTTCTGTTTTGATGAATCTGACCGATCTGGCCCGGCTCGAAGCGGGGCAGGAAACGGTTCAGATCGAATCGTTTGACGTGGGGACTCTCCTGCGCGATTTCATTACGGGCATCCAACCCCTGGCCGAAGAGCGTAAATTGACCTTGACGCTGGACTGCCCGGAAACGTTGACGGTTGAAAGTGATCCGGTTTTGGTGCTGCGCATTATCCAGAATTTGGTTAATAATGCCCTGAAATACACCCCCAAGGGTTGGATTTCGGTTTCCGTCGCCTTTTACGATGAGTCGCACTGGACACTTAGCGTCCAGGACAGTGGCCCCGGCTTGACCAGTCAGGCGCTGGTTCAACTGGCGAGTAAACTGGATCCGTCGGCCGAGTCGTCGGCTACGCTTCTTCCCTTTGTAGCTGACACCCAAACGCGAATTCCAGCCCCGGCCTTAACGACCGAATCACCGACAATGCCCGATGGCGAGGGCATTGGTTTGATGATTGTCAAGCGGTTGTGCGAACTGCTTCATGCCAGCATGGATATTGAAACCCAGGCCGGAAAAGGAACGCTCTTTCGGATCAAACTCTTGCGCCGCACCCAGTCTAAATCATGA